One Actinomycetota bacterium DNA segment encodes these proteins:
- the lipB gene encoding lipoyl(octanoyl) transferase LipB — MRTLLAAWLGRVAYRPAFELQQIVAQLRAEKKLPDTLLLLEHEHVYTLGRRAPEEEILLDAEALAARGIAVEQTDRGGRVTYHGPGQLVGYPIISLGDTGDLVGYVRSLERAMIAVAADAGVEAGVVEGITGVWVGDRKLGAIGIHVSRGITTHGFAINVNTDLSMFNGIVPCGFVDRGVTSLAEQLGRDVSLADVVRWTSKRVGEALGAFQVIEASPEELGLEMPRVPS; from the coding sequence GTGAGGACGCTCCTCGCGGCGTGGCTCGGCCGGGTGGCGTACCGTCCGGCGTTCGAGCTGCAGCAGATCGTCGCGCAGCTCCGGGCGGAGAAGAAGCTGCCCGACACGCTGCTGCTGCTCGAGCACGAGCACGTATACACGCTCGGCCGCCGCGCTCCCGAGGAAGAGATCCTCCTGGATGCCGAGGCCCTCGCCGCTCGCGGTATCGCCGTGGAACAGACGGATCGCGGCGGTCGTGTCACCTATCACGGGCCCGGACAGCTGGTCGGCTACCCGATCATCTCACTGGGCGACACGGGCGACCTCGTCGGCTACGTCCGGTCGCTCGAGCGCGCGATGATCGCCGTCGCGGCGGACGCCGGCGTCGAGGCCGGCGTCGTCGAGGGGATCACCGGGGTATGGGTGGGCGACCGCAAGCTCGGCGCGATTGGGATCCACGTGTCGCGAGGCATCACGACCCACGGCTTCGCCATCAACGTCAACACCGACCTCTCGATGTTCAACGGGATCGTCCCGTGTGGATTCGTCGACCGTGGAGTCACGTCGTTGGCCGAGCAGCTCGGCCGGGACGTGTCCCTGGCCGACGTGGTCCGGTGGACGTCCAAGCGTGTCGGCGAAGCGCTTGGGGCCTTCCAAGTGATCGAGGCGTCGCCGGAGGAGCTCGGATTGGAGATGCCCCGTGTCCCTTCCTGA
- the lipA gene encoding lipoyl synthase, translating to MISVQGPARNLEHPSTVDGRRKPPWLKVRMQLGPNYADLKGIVRREGVHTICEEASCPNIYECWEEREATFLIGGDRCTRRCAFCDVTTARPESYDVEEPRRVAESVEQMGLRYAVITSVARDDLADGGAWLFAETTREIRARVPGCSVELLVPDFKGSEEALRTVCEAEPEVFAHNIETVPRLFDRIRPAFTYPGSLELLRTARAALPPTSYTKSNVIAGMGETHEEVLGAMRDLRDAGCDLLTIGQYLRPSPLQMPVVRYVTPEEFDAWRTAGRSMGFAWVESGPLVRSSYHAGRQHRAARVRGD from the coding sequence CTGATATCGGTCCAGGGTCCGGCACGGAACCTCGAGCACCCGTCCACGGTGGACGGTCGGCGCAAGCCGCCGTGGCTGAAGGTGCGGATGCAGCTCGGCCCGAACTACGCCGACCTGAAGGGCATCGTGCGCCGCGAGGGCGTCCATACGATCTGCGAGGAGGCGTCGTGCCCGAACATCTACGAGTGCTGGGAGGAACGCGAGGCGACGTTCCTTATCGGAGGTGATCGCTGCACACGCCGGTGCGCGTTCTGCGACGTGACCACCGCACGACCCGAGAGCTACGACGTCGAAGAGCCGCGCCGGGTAGCCGAGTCCGTCGAGCAGATGGGCCTGCGCTATGCGGTGATCACGAGCGTCGCGCGCGACGACCTCGCAGACGGCGGCGCGTGGCTCTTCGCGGAGACGACCCGAGAGATCCGTGCCCGCGTCCCGGGATGCAGCGTGGAGCTCCTCGTCCCTGATTTCAAGGGATCCGAGGAAGCGCTCCGGACGGTGTGCGAAGCCGAGCCCGAGGTGTTCGCCCACAACATCGAAACGGTTCCCCGCCTGTTCGATCGGATCCGGCCGGCGTTCACGTACCCGGGGTCGCTCGAGCTGCTCCGTACGGCGCGGGCCGCCCTCCCCCCGACGAGCTACACGAAGTCCAACGTCATCGCCGGCATGGGCGAGACCCACGAAGAGGTGCTCGGCGCGATGCGGGATCTGCGGGATGCCGGGTGCGACCTGCTTACGATCGGCCAGTACCTACGGCCGAGCCCGCTCCAGATGCCGGTGGTTCGTTACGTGACTCCGGAAGAGTTCGACGCCTGGCGCACGGCCGGTCGGTCGATGGGATTCGCTTGGGTCGAGTCGGGACCCCTCGTCCGTTCCTCGTATCACGCAGGGCGCCAGCATCGGGCCGCGCGGGTCCGCGGCGACTAA
- the lpdA gene encoding dihydrolipoyl dehydrogenase, with product MGDAYDLIVLGGGTGGYSAALRAASLGMKVALVERDKVGGTCLHRGCIPTKALLHSAEVYDTARDAERFGIKVGDVTVDWAGVQTYKQGVVDRMFKGLEGLLKHRKVDVIAGTGTLRSPTTVAIEGHGEITAKKVVIATGSAPKLIPGLEVGERIITSDQALPLDRIPSSAIVLGGGSVGVEFASVWRSFGAEVTVVEMLPSLVPLEDADLGKELERAFKKRGIRSLTGSKLEEATAGEKSVTAKITTNGKAETLEAELLLVAVGRGPVTEGAGLEAAGLKTDRGFVTVKGSGETSVPGVYAVGDVIPTPQLAHVSFAEGIAAAEHAAGKNPPPIDYDAIPRCTYCGPEVAAVGLTEAQAREGGHDVVTSKVALGAIGKAVILGEPSGFCKIVAAKDGAILGVHFIGPRVTELVAEAMLAVGWEAMPEEVAALIHPHPTLTESFGEAALSLAGRALHSA from the coding sequence ATGGGCGACGCATACGACCTGATCGTGCTCGGCGGCGGGACCGGCGGGTATTCCGCCGCGCTTCGCGCCGCGTCGCTCGGCATGAAGGTCGCCCTCGTCGAACGCGACAAGGTCGGCGGGACATGCCTGCATCGCGGGTGCATCCCGACCAAGGCGCTCCTGCACTCGGCCGAGGTCTACGACACGGCCCGAGACGCCGAACGCTTCGGCATAAAGGTCGGGGACGTTACCGTCGACTGGGCCGGCGTCCAGACCTACAAGCAGGGCGTCGTCGACCGGATGTTCAAGGGCCTCGAAGGGTTGCTCAAGCATCGCAAGGTCGACGTGATCGCGGGCACCGGAACGCTCCGCTCACCCACGACCGTGGCGATCGAGGGCCATGGGGAGATCACGGCCAAGAAGGTTGTGATCGCGACCGGTTCCGCACCCAAGCTGATCCCGGGGCTCGAGGTCGGCGAGCGCATCATCACCTCGGATCAGGCGCTGCCGCTGGATCGGATCCCCTCGAGCGCGATCGTGCTCGGCGGAGGATCGGTGGGCGTTGAGTTCGCGAGCGTGTGGCGCTCTTTCGGCGCCGAGGTCACCGTCGTCGAGATGCTGCCCTCACTCGTGCCGCTCGAGGACGCCGACCTCGGCAAGGAGCTCGAGCGCGCGTTCAAGAAGCGCGGCATCCGATCGCTCACCGGCTCGAAGCTCGAAGAGGCCACGGCCGGCGAGAAGAGCGTCACGGCGAAGATCACGACGAACGGCAAGGCGGAGACGCTCGAGGCCGAGCTTCTCCTCGTCGCCGTCGGCCGAGGGCCGGTGACCGAGGGCGCGGGACTCGAGGCGGCCGGCCTCAAGACCGACCGCGGCTTCGTCACCGTGAAGGGCTCGGGCGAGACGTCGGTGCCCGGCGTGTACGCCGTGGGCGACGTGATCCCGACGCCGCAGCTCGCGCACGTTTCGTTCGCGGAGGGCATCGCGGCCGCCGAGCACGCGGCCGGAAAGAACCCGCCGCCGATCGATTACGACGCGATCCCTCGCTGCACGTACTGCGGACCCGAGGTCGCGGCGGTCGGCCTGACCGAAGCCCAAGCCCGCGAGGGCGGGCACGACGTCGTCACGTCGAAGGTCGCGCTCGGGGCGATCGGCAAGGCGGTGATCCTCGGAGAGCCGTCGGGTTTCTGCAAGATCGTCGCGGCCAAGGACGGCGCCATCCTCGGCGTCCACTTCATCGGTCCCCGCGTGACGGAGCTCGTCGCGGAGGCGATGCTCGCCGTCGGATGGGAGGCCATGCCGGAAGAGGTCGCCGCGTTGATCCACCCGCATCCGACCCTGACCGAGTCGTTCGGCGAGGCGGCGCTTTCGCTGGCCGGCCGGGCGCTGCACTCGGCGTAG
- a CDS encoding dihydrolipoamide acetyltransferase family protein — translation MSVSVELPRMGENVTEGTIVRWLKQEGEWVEADEPLVEISTDKIDTELPAPAAGKLTKIVAKEDQTVEVGAEIAVIDESASKDGASKASDAPATSSAEAEPEAPEEEAPTDRGSATANGGDGRKEGVGALSPLVRKLARENDVDLADVKGSGRGGRVTKQDVLAFLEERGAKPAKSGQIKTRDAKEVAPARPAAEPASGFAVPSGASEVVPFSRIRKAIAEHMRRSLGTAAHVTNVIEVDMTRIAALRERAKEDFKGQEGFGLTFLPFVASAVVQAVRAFPEFNAHIDPEATSATLFREVNLGIAVGRDEGLIVPVVKGADGMNLIGIARGINDVATRARTKGGLKPDDVSGGTFTITNGGSFGTLVETPVINQPQAAILGTGAVVKRPIVMTIDGADAIAIRQMMYLYLTYDHRWIDGHKTAQFNARLKAILEEADFASELGLEP, via the coding sequence GTGAGCGTGTCGGTCGAGCTTCCCCGGATGGGCGAGAACGTCACCGAGGGCACGATCGTTCGCTGGCTCAAGCAAGAAGGCGAGTGGGTTGAGGCCGACGAGCCGCTCGTCGAGATCTCCACCGACAAGATCGACACCGAGCTCCCCGCGCCCGCAGCCGGCAAGCTCACAAAGATCGTGGCGAAGGAGGATCAGACCGTCGAGGTCGGCGCCGAGATCGCCGTGATCGACGAGAGCGCGTCGAAGGACGGCGCCTCCAAAGCATCCGACGCTCCCGCGACCTCCTCGGCCGAGGCCGAGCCCGAGGCTCCGGAGGAGGAAGCGCCGACGGACCGCGGGTCGGCGACGGCCAACGGCGGCGACGGCCGTAAGGAAGGCGTCGGCGCGCTCTCGCCGCTCGTACGGAAGCTGGCGCGCGAGAACGACGTGGATCTCGCGGACGTGAAAGGCAGCGGCCGCGGCGGCCGCGTCACGAAGCAGGACGTCCTGGCTTTCCTCGAGGAGCGCGGCGCCAAGCCGGCGAAGTCCGGCCAGATCAAGACCCGCGACGCGAAAGAGGTCGCGCCTGCCCGTCCGGCCGCGGAGCCGGCTTCGGGGTTTGCCGTGCCTTCGGGCGCGAGCGAGGTGGTCCCGTTCAGCCGCATCCGCAAGGCGATCGCCGAGCACATGCGCCGGAGCCTCGGCACCGCGGCGCACGTGACCAACGTCATCGAGGTGGACATGACCCGTATCGCGGCGCTACGCGAGCGGGCGAAGGAAGACTTCAAAGGGCAGGAGGGCTTCGGACTCACGTTCCTGCCGTTCGTCGCCTCCGCGGTCGTTCAGGCCGTCCGTGCGTTCCCCGAGTTCAACGCGCACATCGACCCGGAAGCGACCTCGGCCACGCTGTTCCGCGAGGTGAACCTCGGCATCGCCGTCGGCAGGGACGAGGGGCTCATCGTGCCGGTGGTCAAGGGCGCCGACGGGATGAACCTGATCGGCATCGCGCGGGGCATCAACGACGTCGCGACGCGGGCGCGGACCAAAGGCGGCCTGAAGCCCGACGACGTGTCCGGCGGGACGTTCACGATCACCAACGGCGGATCGTTCGGCACGCTCGTCGAGACCCCGGTCATCAATCAGCCGCAGGCCGCGATCCTCGGCACGGGAGCGGTCGTCAAGCGTCCGATCGTGATGACGATCGACGGCGCCGACGCGATCGCGATCCGGCAGATGATGTACCTCTACCTCACCTACGACCACCGCTGGATCGACGGCCACAAGACCGCCCAGTTCAACGCCCGCCTGAAAGCGATCCTCGAAGAAGCGGACTTCGCTTCCGAGCTCGGGCTGGAGCCGTGA